Proteins encoded together in one Onychomys torridus chromosome 1, mOncTor1.1, whole genome shotgun sequence window:
- the LOC118574594 gene encoding olfactory receptor 51I2-like has translation MVGEGHNSSGLPPFILTGLPGMGTSQHWLFLLLGVLYTVSIVGNALILFIIKEEQSLHQPMYYFLSLLSVNDLGVSFSTLPTVLAVFCFHLREISFNSCMSQMFFIHLFSFMESGILLAMSFDRYVAICNPLRYSTVLTDARVVWMGVCVFLRSFCMVFPLPFLLKRLPFCKANVLSHACCLHPDLIRLPCGDITVNNIFGLFIVISTLGLDSALILLSYVLILHSVLAIASQKERLKTLNTCVSHLCAVLIFYVPMVGVSMAARYGRHAPRYVHTLLSLVYLFVPPMLNLVIYSIKTKEIRRRLCKILLGNKF, from the coding sequence ATGGTTGGTGAAGGCCACAACAGCTCTGGGTTGCCTCCCTTCATCTTGACAGGATTGCCAGGGATGGGGACCTCCCAGCATTGGTTGTTTCTGCTCCTTGGTGTCCTTTACACCGTCTCCATAGTGGGCAACGCCCTGATACTTTTCATCATCAAGGAAGAACAGAGTCTGCACCAGCCCATGTACTACTTCCTATCTCTGCTGTCAGTCAATGACCTGGGTGTGTCTTTCTCCACACTGCCCACAGTCCTGGCTGTGTTTTGCTTCCACTTAAGAGAAATCAGTTTTAATTCTTGCATGTCCCAAATGTTCTTTATCCACCTTTTCTCTTTCATGGAATCTGGTATCCTGCTGGCCATGAGCTTTGATCGCTATGTAGCCATCTGTAACCCACTGCGCTATTCCACAGTGCTCACTGATGCCCGGGTGGTgtggatgggggtgtgtgtgttccttcGAAGTTTCTGTATGGTTTTCCCATTACCTTTCCTCCTGAAGAGGTTGCCCTTCTGCAAGGCTAATGTGCTCTCCCATGCCTGCTGCCTTCATCCAGATCTGATTCGCCTGCCCTGTGGTGATATCACCGTTAATAAcatatttggtcttttcatagtcaTCTCTACCCTTGGACTTGATTCTGCACTCATTCTCCTTTCTTACGTGCTCATCCTTCACTCTGTACTGGCTATTGCTTCCCAGAAAGAAAGACTGAAGACCCTAAACACATGTGTGTCACACCTGTGTGCTGTGCTAATCTTCTATGTGCCCATGGTAGGTGTGTCCATGGCTGCTCGCTATGGGAGGCATGCCCCACGGTATGTGCACACGCTCCTGTCACTTGTTTATCTGTTTGTGCCTCCAATGCTCAACCTTGTCATCTATTCCATCAAAACCAAGGAGATTCGTAGGAGGCTTTGCAAAATCCTGCTGGGGAACAAGTTTTGA